A region of the Lycium barbarum isolate Lr01 chromosome 1, ASM1917538v2, whole genome shotgun sequence genome:
aaATATTTTGAGATACATATTTTTTATAAGgacgataaatattttgagatggAAGGAGTACTAATTTAGTAAATAGTCAAATGCCCCCTCAACATTTAGTCggtttaattatgacgcacccaacctttacgGGCGATCTATTATCCTCCTGGACAATTTTAAAGTGAATTAATTTCACTCTAGATGGTGAGGTGACACAGAAAATTTAAAGATGAGAGAGTGAgaagcaaataaaaatattaaaataatacTTTTCAACATTTCTACTTTTtgtctttttttattattttccttttttcctttatCTTTTAtccctttcttcttttttgttataCACACTTCCCCTCACTGGAAGTATGCAATTTCcgtcgaatttttttttttttttttggtgtttcgTTCTCCTTCGAGTTTCACAACTTCCAAACTAATTTTCATTAATCACAAATCATTTTTTAGAAAAAacaagatgagaaaatgaaatatcaAGAGACCCAATTAGTAATTTCATTCCATTACAAGCTAATTCAAAACCCAAATCAAGAAAAACTGAAAGAAGAGGTGATTTTTGAGCATTGATCATGCTCTATAGTCCAAAAAATCGTGATTTTTGAGCATTGGTCATGCTCTATAGTCCAAAAAATCAACTTCGATCTTTGATCTTTCAAAACCCAATTTTGAAAACGCAAATTTCAAAACTGAATGGAAACCCAATTTTCATTCCACTACAAATTAATTCAAAGCCCAATTTTGCTATGCTCAACTTCGATCTTTCAGTTTTCCCTTTGAATTGATTTTTTGGACTATAGAGCATGGCAAAATTGAAAGATCGAAGAAGTTGGAACAGTCGAAAGAGATCATTGGTGAAGATAAAGGGAAATAAAAAATCAAAGGTTGTTTAGTGCTCAAGATAAATAGAAAAGTTAATTTCTTTGGTCAAGTCTTTTAATGGTGATTTTTGGTGTGGTGGATGGTGGAAGAAGATAGAttaggaaaagaaacaaaaagaagatgaaaaaaaaaattaaaaacatttaAGTGGTAAAATACACGTGTAAGGCGCATGTATTTCAATATACGTGTAAGGCGCGTGTATTTAACCCACATGGGGCAGATCTGGTTATAGCTTTCAGGGTGAAATTAATCCACTTTAAAAAATTTCAGAGGGGTAATAGGTCACCCGTAAAGGTTGGGtgcatcataattaatccgactaaacgttgagggggcatttgactattttctcttttatttatgGAAATGTTTTCTCTAAACCAAATAAAAGTACTACTGCTGCTTTCCGAAATACTTGACGTCCTTACTAAAAATTCTTGTCGTTTTATTTAACCAAGATAAAATGAAGTAGACACTTTTTTCAATTTTACCATTGTATTAATTACATCAGTGGACTGATTTTGTGAGTTCACATACCAAAATTTAAGAGGTTTCATCATTGATGGAGTAAATATTTATTGATGAGAGATTCCATGGTGAAATATGTTTAGAGGGTAAAATAATCAAAATGCTGCTCTTATAAATGTTTTCTGGTTCTGCTTTCTGCCGCCTACACGAGTAGTCTTCACAAAGAAGCCATCAAACATGGATACAACAACGACACTGGAGACCGGTGACAAGTTTGGTGAAGAGATCGAGGTGGGCAACGGAAGCGATGGCACCAATCATGGCAGAAACAGAGTGTCCAACTTAAATGCAACGATAAATTTAGAGTTCTCCCAAAATAGCGATCACCTCATCGACGTACGTATCCTTCTAAGATTGACTACCTATAGAAGTTAAAGGTGTCGGGATTGATAGTTCCAGCACCCATATTATTAAACAAGACAACCTTATAATCGTCCACTATATGAAAAACTACCTTCAGGTGAACTTTGTTACTCATTCTATTCAATTTATGTAatacactttcttttttagtctaataaaaaaagaatgacacattttatggttagaaataatttaactttaaggTTTCTCTTTTATCCTTAATTGAAATggtttacagtcacacaaatatctatagtTTGTTTTAAACATGAGCTTCAAaagtttctttatttcttaaacttcgtatctaatcaaactatatcacgtaaattgagacggagggagtaattaattCCTTCTCTCCAAATTACTCCCTTGTTTCTTAAatgggaaaaggtgcaaatatacccctcaactttacgATTTAGAGAAGATATACCCCCCATTATAAAAGTGGTGTAAATATGTCtttgccgttacaaaatggtgcaaatatatcctttttgctgacaattttttttaaaaaaatttagtttattttttaattaaaaaaaatcacgactttaaaaaagtctacccattttttttagttgacatatttttctaaagccatatgataattttttttctagTGGGTTGAGTCtggttcttttaaaaaaattggtagacttatttttttaaaagccacattgatatttttttaaacaaaccGACCCGACCCACCAAAAAAATTTTTACCATGTGGTGTTAGAATAATATGTCTATTGAAAAAATGTGTAGATTTTATTTTTGAAAGCcacatgatattttttttttaattaaaaaataaactaaatgattctcttttaaaaaattctttaagctaaatgatttttttaaaatttttttttagcgaaagggtatatttgcaccattttataacggAAATGACATATATACATCATATTTTTAACAGATGTATATATCTACTCTGAATCGCAAAATTGAAGATATATATCTTTCTTAAATTTCAAGACAGTCCATTTATTTCTATTCTGACAGTGACTTACGTGTATGCCACATCAGACTTCCCATAACCGACCATACAATGCCACGTGTCATCATTAATAAAAGCACCCACTCCCTCATCCTTCTCTGTTCTTCCCCTCTCTTTTTTCCCGTTTATAAAGACCTCTGTAAGATAGAGAGAGAAAAATAGCATCAATAAATGCTCCACTGACTCGCCCCTAACCGGAAAATTTATTTCCTCTACTTTTTCCGACTTAGAGTATTTCTCAGTAACTCATTAATAACCCTTACCTCACTCACATTGTGTGTTTCTTCTTTCATTCTCAGTTAAACTTGTTACTTCAAATTCCCTTTTTCTTTAGCCAAAAATTCAACTCACAGTCAGCTATTTCTTCCAGTCATTCATACCCATTTTGGGGTTGCTAATGGGATTATGAAAAACGCATTTCTTTGTGAAATGAGGAAGGTTTTTGGTACAGTAATATTATTGTGTGTTTTATTTCCCATTTTTGTTAAAGCATTGAACTTATCTTTCAATGATGATATACTGGGGTTAATGGTATTTAAGGCTGATGTTAAAGATCCACAAGGAAAGTTAGCATCTTGGAATGAAGAAGATGATAGTCCCTGTTATTGGAATGGAATTAAATGTAACCCAAGATCTAATAGAGTGTCTCAAATTGTTCTTGATGGATTTGGTCTTTCAGGTAAGATTAGTAGAGGTCTTATAAGGTTACAGTTTCTTCGTAAGCTTTCGCTTGCCAAGAACAACTTTACAGGTAGTATAAGTGTGAGTATTGTTGGTCTTGCTAATCTGAGGGTACTTGACTTGAGTGAGAATAACTTATTTGGGACGATACCAGGTGATTTGTTTGAACAATGTGGGGGTTTAAGATCAATTTCCTTGGCCAAGAACAAGTTTTCGGGGGGAATTCCTGAAAGTTTGACGTTATGTGTGGCTTTGGGGTCTTTAAACTTGTCGTCGAATCAGTTTTCGGGGTTGTTGCCTTCTGGAATTTGGTCTTTGAATGGGTTAAGGTCACTTGATCTGTCAGATAATTTGCTGGATGGTGAAATTCCAGCAGGCATTGAAGGTATGTATAATTTGAGAGGTATAAATGTGAGTAAAAATCATTTTAAAGGTGAGGTTCCAGATGGAATTGGAAGTTGTTTGCTTTTGAGGTCAATTGATTTGAGTGAGAATTCTCTCTCTGGAGAACTACCAAAAACAATGCATATGCTTAGTTTGTGTAATGAATTGGTATTGAAACACAATGAATTTTTTGGTGCTATACCAGAATGGATTGGAGAAATGAAAAGCCTTGAGATTCTTGATCTTTCTGTGAACAATTTCTCTGGTCAGTTCCCGTCTTCTGTTGGGAAGCTTCAATCACTCAAATTACTGAACGTTTCGCGAAATGCTATTTCTGGGAATTTGCCCAAGCACATGAACAGTTGTGTTAATCTTATGACATTGGATGTTAGTCACAACTCTTTGACCGGTGATCTTCCTCATTGGGTATTCAAATTAGGATTGAGACAACTTTTGTTTTCTGAGAATAAATTAAGTGGGGGATTGAAGAATGCTTTTGCTTCTTCACTGGACAATTCACGTCAAAAGCTTCTAGCTCTCGATATCTCTAGCAATGAGTTAGCTGGTGAAATTCCATTTGCTATTGGTGATTTTAACAGCTTGCTGTCCTTGAATTTATCTAGAAATTCACTTGTAGGCACCATTCCTAAGACTGTTGGTCAGCTGAAGTCACTGGATGTTCTTGACTTAAGCGAGAATCAGTTAAATGGTAGTATCCCTGTGGAGCTTGGAGGAGCCTATTCTCTCAGGGAACTGAAGTTGGAGACGAACGCATTGACAGGAGAAATTCCTACTTCTATTGGAAACTGTTCTACACTCTTGTCCTTGTAAGTTCTTGTTTCTGTTTATGCTTCATTTATATCTTCATTTGAGATGTCTCTATGCTTGGAGGTTTTCATAAGGACACTGTAGTGGTAAGTTATTATACAGCAGAACCTGATTGATATTTAGTTTGACAATTAAGGATTCGTTATTTCTAGAGGAAAGATCAAACACGAATCCATACTAGAGATTCTTGATTGTGTTATACTGAAATTTGTCATTTCTAAGCTTCTAGCAATCATGTATTGTTTTCCTGCAttgttaatgagttaataaaATGGCTTCTATTGTGTGATTTTAGCTaatatccattttttttttctttctctagaTAAGGATATTTCAGATAATACTTGCATAAAGTATAAATGTAGCAACGTCACGTTACCGGGTTTTCGATGTTCTTATGTGATGTATCCTTTAACTTTGGTTAATCATTTTGTTTCAATCAACTTGGCAGGTCTCTATCACATAATGGTTTAACTGGCCCTGTACCTGCAACCCTAGCTAAACTAACTAACCTACAAAATGTTGACCTGTCCTTTAACAAATTAACCGGAATCTTACCAAAGCAGTTGGTAAATCTTGGTCACCTCGAGTCGTTCAACATCTCACACAACCAGCTAAAGGGAGAACTGCCTTCTGGTGGTTTTTTCAACACTATTTCTCCTTATTCAGTGTCAGCCAATCCGTCTCTTTGTGGGGCTGCTGCTAATAGGTCTTGTCTAACTGTCCTTCCCAAGCCGATTGTTCTGAATCCCAACTCCACAGATTCTATTCCTGGTACTACTGTCCCTGCGAGTTTGGGCCACGAGAAGAAAATCCTAAGCATCTCTGCCCTTATTGCCATTGGTGCAGCtgctgttattgttgttggtgttattgCCATTACTGTGCTAAATCTTCGCGTACGGTCTGCAACATCTCGCCCTGCTGCCCCCGTTACGTTTTCTGGTGGGGATGACTTTAGCCCTTCACACAGTTCAGATGCAAATTCCGGTAAGCTTGTCATGTTTTCAGGCGAATTTGACTTCAGCACAGGGTCACATGCTCTACTTAACAAGGATTGTGAGCTCGGACGTGGTGGTTTTGGAGCTGTTTATCGCACTGTCCTCGCAGATGGGGTGCCAGTTGCCATTAAGAAGCTTACTGTCTCCGGTCTTGTTAAGTCTCAAGGAGACTTCGAAAAGGAGGTTAAGAAATTGGGAAAAATCCATCACCCTAATGTTGTGGCTCTTCAAGGTTATTATTGGACAGCATCACTACAGCTACTTATATATGAATTCGTAACTGGTGGAAATTTGTATGAGCATATCCATGAAGGTTCTAGTAAAAACTTGTTCTCATGGAATGAGCGGTTCAACGTGATTCTTGGTACAGCAAAAGGCTTGGCTAACTTACATCAGCTGAACATAATTCACTATAACCTCAAATCCAGCAATATCTTGATCGATAGCTCTGGTGATCCTAAAGTTGCGGATTATGGGTTAGCGAGGTTGTTACCGATGTTAGATCGATACGTTTTGAGTAGCAAAATTCAAAGTGCTCTTGGTTACATGGCACCTGAATTCGCATGCAAGACTGTGAAGATAACTGAGAAGTGCGATGTGTATGGATTTGGAGTTCTTGTTCTGGAGATAGTCGCTGGAAAGAAGCCCGTTGAATACATGGAGGACGACGTTATGGTATTGTGTGACGTAGTAAGGGGCGCATTGGAAGAAGGAAAGGTGGAAGAATGTGTTGACAGGAGGCTGCATGGAAAATTTCCTGCCGAGGAAGCGATTCCTGTGATGAAGTTAGGTTTAATCTGCACATCACAAGTTCCTTCTAACAGGCCTGATATGGCAGAAGTGGTTAACATGTTGGAGATGATCAGATGTCCATTAGACTGATAGAGATTTTAACATATGCTTTGTCAATGCCTAATTCCGGCGAAGAAGAATCCGCTTGATCAATTCTCAGAGAGAAGTCAGAATttattgttggaaaaattattgTGGCcatttaacttctaatatttttttttgtaattgcTTCTCTGTTATTCTGGGTTACCGGATTCCTTTTCACCGGGTTTCAACTTTCAATATGTGAAAATCTCACTTATCCTTGATCTTGGCAGTTTTTCCTATAACAGTTGGTTCTAAGTATTAACATTTAATTCCAGCAACCTCTTCTGTTTGTTTAAATGAGAATTAAGATTTTGTAAGATTCAGAAGTTCCAAATGCTGATAGTGGATGTGCCATTATAAGTGTATTTCAGGACAAAATGATCAAACATGCACTATTTACATACATGTCGGTCTGACTAGAAAATGACTTCTCAAAGCAGCAAAAGTGGTCTGCAGTGTAATATCCAGGTCGTATTTTCAATTATTGTTAGGAAAAAAGAACTTACAGAATTTGCAATCCGTGGCTGGTCAGAGTTTTTTCTGTTTTCTGAAGTACATAACAAAAGTATAAAATATTGGAAAGTCAAAAAGGGAGTTGATAGCCTTGAGGGCCTTAAAGTTTCTTATCTCCCACTACTTATAAAGCAAATATAATCTCAGTGATGATTATAATATGGTGGCAGAAAATTTAGCCAAAAAAAGAAAAGTGAAATGGAAAAGGTAGATCAAATTCATAAAATAGAGAAAATGGTGGGGATGGGATAACAGTGCATATGATGCTGTCGAAAGTGAAGCAGTGCTGTCTATTTTATTCAGATACCATTGTCCTGTCTTTAGGTTCTACTACTAACTTATGTTCTTTATATTTAAATGCAAATTTTGGTCTTTCGTTTTTATCTATTCTTTTACTAGCCGCTGAAACTCACATGGTTTTCGTCCTTCTTCAGTGTCTTTATATTAATTGGAATTTCTCTCCTTGAAGATTTATCTTTCTTTTTATTGTCAAACAAAAGGCAGGACCAAGCACTCGCTTgcctaattttttttataatgacGGGTCGGTCTTATAAGTGTGCATCTCGATTATTTCATCGAatacttactttttttttttttataaaagtccactaggcttttggcctagggctaattttataaattttatcaaaaaaatcCAGAAATTTGTACAACTCTAGccaaaaggctaatgaaaatacaaaatttaaactaatgatcaaattaagacttataacttgtcttaatttgatattacaaattgttaaaaaattactaatagaatgaaatttgaaataattgctccataaagaacttctgtttctatatctcacatgctctatatttggccctctatatgcaccaaggcagtacattttctaactaatgaccagttctcagtaggatgagcatcccggggtgctaataccaccaactaagaaacaaccactaaatagaaactgtatgcccatgtgtactcaagaggtctgttgtgttccatgtgctcaatcattaggagcagtaattccacttcatgtcatttgtcaaaagtgCCTCCAACCAGTTGCAATTTATGCTGGTAAAACTTCTCAACATCCTGATTACACTGTGTTTCGTTGCTTGCTGGTATTCCTTCAGTGTGGTTGTTTTGTGGTACCTGTTGAATaaaaatcctccatttatgttagtttgtgtacctgcaaccattagcaaacagttagtgtaaaccaaatccttcacattctcctcccaaaggatttgagtgtgaggacctccttttctcccaccttccccctatattcagtctccttaacatgatctaattcttagacagggcagctgtaatttgtcactgttcacaattcttttacagtggctctccatgtcatgaaaggaattgaattgtatgtcccctgtgtccaaagctaaattagccaagtgatctgctaatttgtttccttccctataaatatgctctatcaccaccactttttcctcacttattctccaaatttcttccaccatagtaatgatttgccaaggaatttcccatgtcctttgaatagagttcttcagcaaaagtgaatctgtctctatccttatttgatcccattgactgtcttttaaatacctgagagcctgtaaaatggctagggcctctgcctcggtgttggtgctttgaagatcctctatttctctggcctgtgcttgtatcacatctcccctttcatcccttacacaaaaggcccatgaactcctacccgggtttcctcttgaggctccatcagtattgacttttatccatccaatatctggagttctccaagtcactggtgttactcttatctttggagaatatctctgtaatgcctcaacaatcacactccaattatatggtgcatacctaaaatttttccttctcaccttcatgaattgaatcaaagtatgcatcacctggtaaatgagttttgtgattgacaccttcccttcatgtctcatagtgtttctcctcttccagagttcccaaataataatagcagGGACAGCTTGGTTGATACATTTGGCATGTAGTCTACTAGGCATATCCCACCATCTGTTAATTATTTGGGTAACTTGCAAATTCTCAGTATTTATCCCCACTGGTCCACAAAAATACTTCCAGATGACTTGAGCTGTTGGTGAGTGTAAAAAGACATGGGAGGTATCTTCCACTTTTGGATGTTGACAACAATAGCATCTGGAAGGGAATTAGTGTCCCCATTTCTTCAACTTATCATCCAGTGGTAGCTTGAACTTCCAAAATCTCCACATAAAAAAAGATATCTTTATTGGTAGTCCTTTGATCCACATCTGCTTATACAAATTACTGGGGTCTTTTCTTTGTCTGAGCAATTGAAATGCAGACCTAACTGTGAATTTCCCCCTCGAATCTAATTTCCAGAAAGCCTTATCTGCTTGGCCATTTTCATTTGGTGGATTAATGTGCTGCACAATATGGTCTGCTAGATCCTCAGGAAGGATTCTTCTTAGCAACTGCTCATCCCATTGCCCCACTTCTGCAGTTTCTTTTACAAGGATGATTGTGGGATcacactcaaaatctggtggagtaatatggtatagggctcccagtcctgtccaattatcaaaccaaaaataagaattaccttgttgaaacttccaccatatctcatgttccatctcatctcggtatttaatcatcttcttccacacataagtacctgatccgctaggggctatcacagcatgaaacttctttaagtacttattactcatgaaagttctccataaggattgtttggttctcatgttccaccacagtttagcaaagagggctttagatatatcttgtaggcttctaaaccccatgccaccttcttcttgtgggtgacataaggttgtccaAGTTGCCCAGTGCTTACTTGAATTTCCCACAGAGTTGCTCCAAAAGAACTTAGCAAACAATCTATGAATCTGAGCAAGTATAGCACTAGGAGGGTCACAAGCGGATAGTAGGTGTATAGACATGCTCTGTAAAACATGTTTAATCAGTGTTGTCCTTCCTCCAATAGATAACAGCTTACCAGTCCATGAGCTCA
Encoded here:
- the LOC132638162 gene encoding probable LRR receptor-like serine/threonine-protein kinase IRK, which produces MKNAFLCEMRKVFGTVILLCVLFPIFVKALNLSFNDDILGLMVFKADVKDPQGKLASWNEEDDSPCYWNGIKCNPRSNRVSQIVLDGFGLSGKISRGLIRLQFLRKLSLAKNNFTGSISVSIVGLANLRVLDLSENNLFGTIPGDLFEQCGGLRSISLAKNKFSGGIPESLTLCVALGSLNLSSNQFSGLLPSGIWSLNGLRSLDLSDNLLDGEIPAGIEGMYNLRGINVSKNHFKGEVPDGIGSCLLLRSIDLSENSLSGELPKTMHMLSLCNELVLKHNEFFGAIPEWIGEMKSLEILDLSVNNFSGQFPSSVGKLQSLKLLNVSRNAISGNLPKHMNSCVNLMTLDVSHNSLTGDLPHWVFKLGLRQLLFSENKLSGGLKNAFASSLDNSRQKLLALDISSNELAGEIPFAIGDFNSLLSLNLSRNSLVGTIPKTVGQLKSLDVLDLSENQLNGSIPVELGGAYSLRELKLETNALTGEIPTSIGNCSTLLSLSLSHNGLTGPVPATLAKLTNLQNVDLSFNKLTGILPKQLVNLGHLESFNISHNQLKGELPSGGFFNTISPYSVSANPSLCGAAANRSCLTVLPKPIVLNPNSTDSIPGTTVPASLGHEKKILSISALIAIGAAAVIVVGVIAITVLNLRVRSATSRPAAPVTFSGGDDFSPSHSSDANSGKLVMFSGEFDFSTGSHALLNKDCELGRGGFGAVYRTVLADGVPVAIKKLTVSGLVKSQGDFEKEVKKLGKIHHPNVVALQGYYWTASLQLLIYEFVTGGNLYEHIHEGSSKNLFSWNERFNVILGTAKGLANLHQLNIIHYNLKSSNILIDSSGDPKVADYGLARLLPMLDRYVLSSKIQSALGYMAPEFACKTVKITEKCDVYGFGVLVLEIVAGKKPVEYMEDDVMVLCDVVRGALEEGKVEECVDRRLHGKFPAEEAIPVMKLGLICTSQVPSNRPDMAEVVNMLEMIRCPLD